A part of Melittangium boletus DSM 14713 genomic DNA contains:
- a CDS encoding lycopene cyclase domain-containing protein, protein MMESRWAYLIHLLAWAGPFIALQVGVLIFYFRERAGTILRAALVPALVVGLYLSVADHLAIAEGIWGFGQGKHLGLYVGAVPLEELLFFILTSVMVALGLTLFLALLARREARVP, encoded by the coding sequence ATGATGGAGTCGCGCTGGGCCTATCTCATCCACCTGCTGGCCTGGGCGGGCCCCTTCATCGCGCTGCAGGTGGGCGTGCTGATCTTCTACTTCCGCGAGCGCGCGGGGACGATCCTCCGCGCGGCGCTCGTGCCGGCGCTGGTGGTGGGCCTCTACCTGTCGGTGGCGGACCACCTGGCCATCGCCGAGGGCATCTGGGGCTTCGGCCAGGGCAAGCACCTGGGCCTCTACGTGGGCGCCGTGCCCCTGGAGGAACTGCTCTTCTTCATCCTCACGAGCGTGATGGTGGCACTGGGGTTGACGCTCTTCCTGGCCCTGCTCGCCCGGCGCGAGGCGCGTGTGCCTTGA
- a CDS encoding lysophospholipid acyltransferase family protein yields MIRAAKGGLLGRVVEGYVGWKFRSAFRGLWVRGPLDGGPEPRLVYANHSNWWDGFVLHQLGRAAGWDAYCVMEEHNLARYRFLARLGAFSIRRGEGASSLETLRYARELLQKPRAAVCIFPEGELRPFGARAPRLERGVELLARVGQVPCVPLAIRYVFLEHERPDVLVEVGEAHAAAPLARFQKELEDAVRRLEAVTSLEGFTLRVSGARGVAERWDAVRGRRHHG; encoded by the coding sequence TTGATACGCGCGGCGAAGGGCGGGTTGCTGGGAAGGGTCGTCGAAGGGTACGTGGGCTGGAAGTTCCGCTCCGCCTTCCGGGGCCTGTGGGTGCGTGGGCCGCTGGACGGTGGGCCCGAGCCGCGCCTGGTGTACGCCAACCACTCCAACTGGTGGGATGGCTTCGTGCTGCATCAACTCGGGCGGGCGGCGGGCTGGGACGCGTACTGCGTCATGGAGGAGCACAACCTCGCGCGCTACCGCTTCCTCGCGCGGCTGGGGGCGTTCAGCATCCGCCGGGGTGAAGGCGCCTCGTCGCTGGAGACGTTGCGCTACGCGCGGGAACTGCTCCAGAAGCCCCGGGCCGCGGTGTGCATCTTCCCCGAGGGCGAGCTGCGCCCCTTTGGCGCGCGGGCGCCGAGGCTCGAGCGCGGGGTGGAGCTGCTCGCGCGGGTGGGGCAGGTGCCCTGCGTGCCGCTCGCCATCCGCTATGTCTTCCTCGAACATGAGCGGCCGGATGTCCTGGTGGAGGTGGGCGAGGCGCACGCGGCGGCGCCGTTGGCGCGCTTCCAGAAGGAGCTGGAGGACGCGGTGCGCAGGCTGGAGGCGGTGACGAGCCTGGAGGGCTTCACGCTGCGGGTGTCGGGGGCCCGGGGCGTGGCGGAGCGCTGGGACGCGGTGCGCGGGCGGAGGCACCATGGCTGA
- a CDS encoding carotenoid 1,2-hydratase, with translation MRLLNSASPLPGIHRGYQWREALPALPDRPGAYRWFYADVTAGGYSAVFIFMLGSLFSPRYSVGSRRGALPLQHSAVNFALYREGSRRHWVLSEYAQASVGQAGRELRIGRSRLVYTPEGSVCMEVDERCAPFGGQVRARLELEPEAPAADEVQLVPGVPHYWRALAPRAKARLEVDSLGVSAEGRGYHDSNHGAELLGTRLPGWHWARLHGPEETVVDYHLPGNVAPLRVTSGGGETRAERGPLLGDARRTSLTGWGLRVPQHLSAGSAMMAEPRLLESSPFYARLEARRGDVDVMGEVADFQRFHSPYIRWMAHFRTRVERRA, from the coding sequence ATGAGGCTTCTGAACTCCGCTTCGCCGCTGCCGGGCATTCATCGGGGCTATCAATGGAGGGAGGCGCTGCCCGCCCTGCCGGATCGCCCCGGGGCCTACCGCTGGTTCTACGCCGATGTGACGGCGGGCGGTTACAGCGCCGTCTTCATCTTCATGCTCGGCTCGCTCTTCTCCCCGCGCTACTCGGTGGGCTCCCGGCGCGGTGCCCTGCCGTTGCAGCACAGCGCGGTGAACTTCGCGCTCTACCGCGAGGGAAGCCGCCGCCACTGGGTGCTCAGCGAGTACGCCCAGGCCTCGGTGGGGCAGGCGGGCCGGGAGCTGCGCATCGGCCGCTCGCGGCTGGTGTACACGCCGGAGGGCTCGGTGTGCATGGAGGTGGACGAGCGGTGCGCGCCCTTCGGAGGCCAGGTGCGGGCGCGGCTGGAACTCGAGCCCGAGGCGCCGGCGGCGGACGAGGTGCAACTGGTGCCCGGTGTGCCGCACTACTGGCGTGCGTTGGCGCCCCGGGCGAAGGCGCGGCTGGAGGTGGACTCCCTGGGCGTGAGCGCCGAGGGCCGGGGCTACCATGACAGCAACCATGGCGCGGAGTTGCTGGGGACGCGGTTGCCGGGGTGGCACTGGGCGCGGCTGCACGGGCCGGAGGAGACGGTGGTGGACTACCACCTGCCCGGCAACGTGGCGCCCCTGCGCGTGACGTCGGGAGGCGGCGAGACGCGCGCGGAGCGCGGGCCGCTCCTGGGGGACGCGCGGCGCACGAGCCTGACGGGCTGGGGCCTGCGCGTGCCCCAGCACCTGAGCGCGGGCTCCGCGATGATGGCCGAGCCCCGCCTGCTCGAGTCCTCTCCTTTCTACGCCCGGCTGGAGGCCCGGCGGGGCGACGTGGACGTGATGGGCGAGGTGGCGGACTTCCAGCGCTTTCATTCGCCGTACATCCGCTGGATGGCGCACTTCCGCACGCGCGTGGAGCGTCGGGCATGA
- a CDS encoding hydroxymethylglutaryl-CoA reductase, degradative, translating into MSDDKVQPLRRVRSSRLSGFYRQTPEQRRSRLVESRWLSPEEAEACASLAGFDEACADSMVENVIGLHGLPLGLALNFIVNGQERLVPMAVEEPSIIAAASYAARLCSEAGGFQVTADEPITTAQVQLLDVPSLRQAEADLRARAAELLAEANSHLGPMCSRGGGARELEIRVLDATTLVVHLHVDTRDAMGANLVNGLAERMAPRFVALTGGRAGLKILTNLADRRKVYVRASVPVGALVSEGFSEGAAVRDAILEAQLFAEMDPYRAVTHNKGVMNGVDGVLVACGNDWRAVEAGAHAYAARSGVYRPLTSWRRGPGGELQGLLEMPLPTSTVGGAARSHPGVLRALKLAGVTGALDLAGVAAAAGLATNLAALKALSTEGIQKGHMALHARRVAAEVGAEGEWVSIVAEQLAREHVYRPERAREILDEVRHHEGAAQ; encoded by the coding sequence ATGAGTGACGACAAGGTCCAGCCCCTGCGGCGTGTTCGCTCCTCGCGCCTGTCGGGCTTCTACCGGCAGACGCCCGAGCAGCGGCGCTCGCGGCTGGTGGAGTCGCGTTGGTTGTCGCCCGAGGAGGCCGAGGCGTGCGCGAGCCTGGCGGGCTTCGACGAGGCGTGCGCGGACTCCATGGTGGAGAACGTCATCGGCCTGCATGGGCTGCCGCTGGGGCTGGCGCTCAACTTCATCGTGAACGGGCAGGAGCGGCTGGTGCCCATGGCGGTGGAGGAGCCTTCCATCATCGCCGCGGCCAGCTACGCGGCGCGGCTGTGCTCGGAGGCCGGCGGCTTCCAGGTGACGGCGGATGAGCCCATCACCACCGCCCAGGTGCAGCTGCTCGACGTGCCCTCGTTGCGCCAGGCGGAGGCGGACCTGCGCGCGCGTGCCGCCGAGCTGCTCGCCGAGGCCAATTCGCACCTGGGGCCCATGTGCTCCCGGGGCGGTGGGGCGAGGGAGCTGGAGATCCGGGTCCTCGACGCCACCACGCTCGTGGTGCACCTGCACGTGGACACCCGCGATGCCATGGGGGCCAACCTCGTCAACGGGCTCGCGGAGCGGATGGCGCCCCGGTTCGTGGCGCTCACGGGTGGCCGCGCGGGGCTGAAGATCCTCACCAACCTGGCGGACCGCCGCAAGGTGTACGTGCGCGCCTCGGTGCCGGTGGGCGCGCTCGTGTCCGAGGGTTTCTCCGAGGGCGCGGCCGTGCGAGACGCCATCCTGGAGGCCCAGCTCTTCGCGGAGATGGATCCCTACCGGGCCGTCACCCACAACAAGGGCGTGATGAACGGCGTGGACGGCGTGCTCGTGGCCTGCGGCAATGACTGGCGCGCGGTGGAGGCGGGGGCGCATGCCTACGCGGCGCGCTCGGGCGTGTACCGGCCGCTCACCTCGTGGCGGAGGGGCCCCGGGGGCGAGCTGCAAGGCCTCCTGGAGATGCCTCTGCCTACCTCGACGGTGGGCGGCGCGGCGCGCTCCCATCCCGGTGTCCTCCGGGCCCTCAAGCTCGCCGGGGTGACGGGGGCGTTGGACCTGGCGGGCGTGGCGGCGGCGGCGGGACTCGCCACCAACCTGGCGGCGCTCAAGGCCCTGTCCACCGAGGGCATCCAGAAGGGACACATGGCGCTGCACGCGCGGCGCGTGGCGGCCGAGGTGGGCGCCGAGGGGGAGTGGGTGTCCATCGTCGCCGAGCAACTGGCGCGTGAGCACGTCTACCGCCCGGAGCGGGCGCGGGAGATCCTGGACGAGGTGCGGCACCACGAGGGAGCCGCGCAATGA
- a CDS encoding phytoene desaturase family protein, which produces MKSTRVAVVGGGIGGLTAAGLLAREGHAVTLFEGGPHLGGKAQGVQVDGLRLDTGPTLLTLPHVVREVFEHLDAVDLLPPFSELEAQCAYRFPDGRGFVAYRDLGRTAESAGALQPSERRGVYDFYAEAEHIWRAAGEPYLEAPFEGMAGFMSRVMRRGMVAVARGMKLATLHQLARAHFKTEHMWRFVGRFATYAGASPYEASAAYALIPHIERAYGVHHVRGGVGALVDALGAAVKRLGVRVHLNTRVRYTRDAQGYRVGPDGDGEPFDTVVVNADPLDGLGRGSEPLSLSGYVLLLEVEGRPALPHHTVLFGGDYRREFDELFGGQLAADPTVYFCNPAATDSTVAPPGKTGLFVMVNAPALPREPESAERAAAAWDSHAERVKAQMMDKLLLHYPELRGRMRVVGQRSPVDLAALGAPGGSIYGFLPHGRFGPFRRPRIRGGTPGLFFAGGGTHPGGGVPLVMLSGRFAARMASTHLRERA; this is translated from the coding sequence ATGAAGTCCACGCGCGTGGCGGTGGTGGGCGGCGGAATCGGAGGACTGACCGCCGCCGGGCTGCTGGCGAGGGAAGGCCACGCCGTCACGCTCTTCGAGGGCGGTCCGCACCTCGGAGGCAAGGCGCAAGGCGTGCAGGTGGACGGGCTGCGGCTGGACACCGGTCCCACGCTGCTCACGCTGCCCCACGTGGTGCGCGAGGTGTTCGAGCACCTGGACGCGGTGGACCTGCTGCCTCCCTTCTCGGAGCTGGAGGCCCAGTGCGCCTACCGCTTCCCGGATGGGCGCGGATTCGTGGCGTACCGGGACCTCGGGCGCACGGCGGAGAGCGCCGGGGCCCTCCAGCCGAGTGAGCGCCGCGGCGTGTACGACTTCTACGCGGAGGCCGAGCACATCTGGCGCGCCGCGGGCGAGCCCTACCTGGAAGCACCCTTCGAGGGCATGGCGGGATTCATGTCGCGGGTGATGCGCCGGGGCATGGTGGCGGTGGCCCGGGGCATGAAGCTGGCCACGTTGCATCAGCTGGCCCGAGCGCATTTCAAGACGGAGCATATGTGGCGATTCGTTGGCCGCTTCGCCACGTACGCGGGGGCCTCGCCCTACGAGGCGAGCGCGGCCTACGCCCTCATCCCCCACATCGAGCGGGCGTATGGCGTGCACCACGTGCGGGGGGGCGTTGGCGCGTTGGTGGATGCGCTCGGCGCGGCGGTGAAGCGGCTGGGCGTGCGGGTGCACCTGAACACCCGGGTGCGCTACACGCGTGACGCCCAGGGCTACCGGGTGGGTCCGGACGGAGACGGGGAGCCCTTCGACACGGTGGTGGTGAACGCGGATCCGCTCGACGGGCTGGGGCGGGGGAGCGAGCCGCTGTCGTTGTCGGGCTACGTGCTGTTGTTGGAGGTGGAGGGGCGTCCCGCCCTGCCACACCACACCGTCCTCTTCGGCGGGGACTACCGGCGCGAGTTCGACGAGCTCTTCGGGGGCCAGCTCGCGGCGGACCCCACGGTGTACTTCTGCAACCCCGCGGCGACGGACTCCACGGTGGCACCGCCCGGCAAGACGGGACTCTTCGTCATGGTGAATGCCCCGGCGTTGCCGCGCGAGCCGGAGTCCGCCGAGCGGGCGGCCGCCGCGTGGGACTCGCACGCCGAGCGGGTGAAGGCGCAGATGATGGACAAGCTGCTCCTGCACTACCCGGAGCTGCGCGGGCGCATGCGGGTGGTGGGGCAACGCTCGCCGGTGGACCTGGCGGCCCTGGGCGCACCGGGGGGCTCCATCTATGGCTTCCTGCCGCACGGCCGCTTCGGACCCTTCCGCCGTCCGCGCATCCGGGGCGGCACGCCGGGCCTCTTCTTCGCGGGCGGCGGCACGCACCCGGGCGGCGGTGTGCCCCTGGTCATGCTCTCGGGCCGGTTCGCGGCGCGGATGGCGTCCACCCACCTGCGGGAGAGAGCATGA
- a CDS encoding lycopene cyclase domain-containing protein codes for MTYARFLGLFVVLPILFLAVRYRRTFTRREMGALGILLIVVYAATIPWDNLAVKWGLWHFRPDLIWGITVGYLPLEEYLFFGLQTLLVGLWVFVRLRRVSLAPSARKSQAAAPSPRQGRLGSEEVTS; via the coding sequence ATGACCTACGCACGTTTCCTGGGGCTGTTCGTCGTGTTGCCCATCCTCTTCCTGGCGGTGCGCTACCGGCGCACCTTCACGCGGCGGGAGATGGGCGCGCTCGGCATCCTGCTGATCGTGGTCTACGCGGCGACGATCCCCTGGGACAACCTGGCGGTGAAGTGGGGCCTGTGGCACTTCCGGCCGGATCTCATCTGGGGCATCACGGTGGGCTACCTGCCCCTGGAGGAATACCTCTTCTTCGGTCTCCAGACGCTGCTGGTGGGCTTGTGGGTGTTCGTGCGATTGCGCCGGGTCTCCCTGGCGCCCTCGGCGCGTAAGTCCCAGGCGGCGGCGCCATCCCCGCGCCAGGGGCGGCTGGGCTCCGAGGAGGTGACGTCATGA
- a CDS encoding farnesyltranstransferase — MGLMPFISPLPLPAPSVERAWVALVRAQVEGVLAGLLELPDEVRLDAQWAEALVRVRGVVLRPAERSRAALLLAGYCLARGSTVVPAGLWRFAAGLELLHACQALHADPTVLSARLAPERTGEQLAVVVGDHLFARALETMLEAGVPGAVEASEYCLRLHRVTTAGLFRAEQGGGLLEPGGVSRALRLVRLRAVREGLASSLVCGAMLAGADGDARLRLARVGCGVGLAVGLRQEGAGWAGFARGRCAFPIVAAWSRASPEARRELESLERLPHGERDGAVLARVRVLVDEAGGFSATESLMARSMLGALRALTALPNPQGVRDLLQALIGSRAHQTVTGDAP, encoded by the coding sequence ATGGGCCTCATGCCGTTCATCAGCCCGCTGCCCTTGCCTGCTCCCTCGGTGGAACGGGCCTGGGTGGCGTTGGTGCGGGCCCAGGTGGAGGGCGTCCTGGCGGGCCTGCTGGAGCTGCCGGACGAGGTCCGTCTGGATGCTCAATGGGCCGAGGCGCTGGTGCGGGTGCGCGGCGTGGTGCTGCGTCCGGCGGAGCGCTCACGTGCCGCGCTGCTCCTCGCGGGCTACTGCCTCGCGCGGGGCTCGACGGTGGTGCCCGCGGGGCTGTGGCGTTTCGCCGCGGGGTTGGAGTTGCTGCACGCCTGTCAGGCCCTCCACGCCGACCCGACGGTCCTGTCCGCGCGGCTCGCTCCGGAGCGCACGGGTGAGCAGCTCGCGGTGGTGGTGGGGGATCACCTCTTCGCCCGCGCGCTGGAGACGATGCTGGAGGCCGGGGTGCCGGGCGCCGTGGAGGCCAGCGAGTATTGCTTGCGGCTCCACCGCGTCACCACCGCGGGCCTGTTCCGAGCGGAGCAGGGCGGTGGGCTGCTCGAGCCGGGCGGGGTGTCGCGGGCGTTGCGGCTCGTGCGCCTGCGCGCCGTGCGCGAGGGCCTGGCCTCGTCCCTGGTGTGCGGCGCGATGCTGGCCGGAGCGGATGGTGACGCGAGGTTGCGGCTGGCGCGGGTGGGGTGCGGCGTGGGACTGGCGGTGGGCTTGCGCCAGGAAGGGGCCGGGTGGGCTGGGTTCGCCCGGGGCCGTTGTGCCTTTCCGATCGTGGCGGCCTGGTCCCGCGCGAGCCCCGAGGCGCGCCGGGAGCTGGAGTCCCTGGAGCGTCTTCCGCATGGCGAACGGGACGGCGCGGTTCTCGCGCGGGTGCGCGTCCTGGTGGACGAGGCGGGGGGCTTCTCGGCCACCGAGTCCCTGATGGCCCGCTCCATGCTCGGCGCGCTGCGCGCGCTCACCGCGTTGCCGAATCCCCAGGGGGTGCGCGACCTGCTCCAGGCGCTCATCGGCTCGCGGGCCCATCAGACCGTGACAGGAGACGCACCGTGA
- a CDS encoding phytoene/squalene synthase family protein → MKSRDESLVAQGYEMAERVTRQHAKSFFFASFMLFGMRRKAAFALYAFCRRLDDMVDVADGADKGAVPEDLAERLVRARRAVAELYLDTPELADSRMPPPSTRASGGEGPWHPAELAALVDCIRRFRVPEYPMQELISGMEMDLTIRRYENGAQLDLYCYRVAGVVGLMMAAMLGCSEEWALGPAADLGRGMQLTNILRDVGEDLERDRVYLPLDELAAYGLSVEDLRRGVVDERWRAFMRAQIARARAFYARAAEGIPALQGFGSQRMVKLMGSIYGDILRVIEERDYDVFHGRAFVTKPRKLALATRVLFRPATVPLMALPAPARKGKVPLLPPEPTTGTVR, encoded by the coding sequence ATGAAGTCGCGGGACGAGAGCCTGGTGGCACAGGGATACGAGATGGCGGAGCGCGTCACGCGACAGCACGCCAAGAGCTTCTTCTTCGCCTCGTTCATGTTGTTCGGCATGCGGCGCAAGGCGGCCTTCGCCCTCTATGCCTTCTGCCGGCGCCTGGACGACATGGTGGATGTGGCGGACGGGGCGGACAAGGGCGCGGTGCCCGAGGACCTGGCCGAGAGGCTGGTGCGCGCGCGCCGCGCCGTGGCGGAGCTGTACCTGGACACGCCCGAGCTGGCGGACTCGCGCATGCCGCCGCCCTCCACGCGCGCGAGTGGCGGTGAGGGGCCCTGGCACCCCGCGGAGCTGGCCGCGCTCGTGGACTGCATCCGGCGCTTCCGCGTGCCCGAATACCCCATGCAGGAGCTCATCTCCGGCATGGAGATGGACCTGACCATCCGCCGCTATGAGAACGGCGCGCAGCTCGACCTGTACTGCTACCGGGTGGCGGGCGTGGTGGGGCTGATGATGGCGGCCATGTTGGGGTGCTCGGAGGAGTGGGCCCTGGGGCCGGCGGCGGACCTGGGCCGGGGCATGCAGCTCACCAACATCCTCCGGGACGTGGGCGAGGACCTGGAGCGCGACCGTGTGTACCTGCCGCTCGACGAGCTGGCGGCCTACGGGCTGAGCGTGGAGGACCTGCGCCGGGGCGTGGTGGATGAGCGGTGGCGCGCCTTCATGCGCGCGCAGATCGCCCGGGCGAGGGCCTTCTACGCTCGAGCGGCGGAGGGCATCCCCGCGCTCCAGGGCTTTGGCTCCCAGCGCATGGTGAAGCTGATGGGCTCCATCTACGGGGACATCCTGCGCGTCATCGAGGAGCGCGACTACGACGTGTTCCATGGGCGGGCCTTCGTGACGAAGCCGCGCAAGCTGGCGCTGGCCACGCGCGTGTTGTTCCGGCCCGCGACGGTGCCGCTCATGGCGCTGCCCGCGCCCGCGCGCAAGGGCAAGGTGCCCCTGCTTCCACCCGAACCCACGACGGGGACCGTGCGATGA
- a CDS encoding phytoene desaturase family protein, translating into MKPSKRQAVVVGAGVGGLSAAARLAHAGFDVHLFEKTGGPGGRCNQMKVDGFTWDLGPTIVLMPEVFEETFTALGRRMEDYLTLRRCDPNYRIHYRDGSVITFTSELCAMGRELERVEPGSFQRYLAFLAQGRIQYRTGLDHLVGRNFSGVSDYFVPSVLKRVLEVRAHRRMYSDVGRFFKDERLRAAMTFQSMYLGVSPYAAPGVFALLPFTELGVGVWFTEGGLYAIPLALEKVAREEGVKLHYGRPVKRILTEGKRTTGVLLEDGERVAADVVVCNADLPYAYEKLLDPGVTRLKRKESLRYTSSGYMLYLGMRRRYDEFLHHNVYFGRDYKGSFDDIFERFRVPEDPSFYLNAPAHTDPRLAPPGKDALYILVPVPHQHEGLDWKVEGPRVRAKVFQRLAELGHTELERDIEVERVVTPDDWASSFNLAKGSAFGLAQNFFQIGPFRPSNQDPRVRNLFFVGASTQPGTGLPTVMISARLAVERILAWTGVDKNAVREPGGTGRGSLEEAA; encoded by the coding sequence GTGAAGCCGAGCAAGCGACAGGCGGTGGTGGTGGGCGCGGGCGTGGGCGGGCTGTCCGCCGCGGCGCGGCTGGCCCATGCGGGGTTCGACGTCCACCTGTTCGAGAAGACAGGCGGCCCGGGCGGGCGCTGCAACCAGATGAAGGTGGACGGCTTCACCTGGGACCTGGGCCCCACCATCGTGCTCATGCCCGAGGTGTTCGAGGAGACCTTCACCGCGCTCGGCCGGCGCATGGAGGACTACCTCACGCTGCGGCGGTGCGATCCCAACTACCGCATCCATTATAGGGACGGCTCGGTCATCACCTTCACCTCCGAGCTGTGCGCCATGGGGCGGGAGCTGGAGCGCGTGGAGCCCGGCAGCTTCCAGCGCTACCTGGCCTTCCTCGCCCAGGGCCGCATCCAGTACCGCACGGGGTTGGATCACCTGGTGGGCCGCAACTTCTCGGGCGTCTCCGACTACTTCGTGCCCTCGGTGCTCAAGCGCGTCCTCGAGGTGCGGGCCCACCGGCGCATGTACTCGGACGTCGGGCGCTTCTTCAAGGACGAGCGGTTGCGCGCGGCGATGACGTTCCAGTCCATGTACCTGGGCGTGTCGCCGTACGCCGCGCCGGGCGTGTTCGCGCTGCTGCCCTTCACCGAGCTGGGCGTGGGCGTGTGGTTCACCGAGGGCGGCCTGTACGCCATTCCCCTGGCGCTCGAGAAGGTGGCGCGCGAGGAGGGGGTGAAGCTGCACTACGGCCGTCCGGTGAAGCGCATCCTCACCGAGGGCAAGCGCACGACGGGTGTGCTGCTGGAGGACGGCGAGCGGGTGGCGGCGGACGTGGTGGTGTGTAACGCGGACCTGCCCTACGCGTACGAGAAGCTGCTGGACCCAGGTGTCACCCGGCTCAAGCGCAAGGAGTCCCTGCGCTACACCTCCAGCGGCTACATGCTCTACCTGGGGATGCGTCGGCGCTATGACGAGTTCCTGCACCACAACGTCTACTTCGGGCGGGACTACAAGGGCTCGTTCGACGACATCTTCGAGCGCTTCCGCGTGCCCGAGGATCCGAGCTTCTACCTCAACGCGCCGGCCCATACGGATCCCCGCCTCGCGCCGCCGGGCAAGGACGCGCTCTACATCCTGGTGCCCGTGCCCCACCAACACGAGGGCCTGGACTGGAAGGTCGAGGGCCCCCGCGTGAGGGCCAAGGTCTTCCAGCGGCTCGCGGAGCTGGGCCACACGGAGCTCGAGCGGGACATCGAGGTGGAGCGCGTGGTGACGCCGGACGACTGGGCATCCAGCTTCAACCTGGCCAAGGGCAGCGCCTTCGGCCTCGCGCAGAATTTCTTCCAGATTGGCCCCTTCCGCCCGTCCAACCAGGACCCGCGGGTGAGGAACCTGTTCTTCGTGGGGGCCTCCACGCAGCCGGGCACGGGACTGCCCACGGTGATGATCTCCGCGCGTCTGGCGGTGGAGCGCATCCTCGCGTGGACGGGTGTGGACAAGAACGCGGTGCGAGAGCCTGGGGGGACCGGGCGTGGTTCATTGGAGGAGGCGGCATGA
- a CDS encoding glycosyltransferase family 2 protein, which translates to MSAGVALGLGWVVLAGGFSAVALARLARARRPGASTRVPVLLLRPVDAPSPQELENLALPIDYAGPLEHVVLSPVRPSLPEGVRWVPSEPRTSNRKVGHVLSALAAPPREGRVVLVVDADVAVTGALVEGLAAPVAAGAALSTAVPTPVGAQGLAGRAVAGLLRRTHHSFRALHVMSAGAQAVCGKALGLGAPALDELPRLADHIGEDLELSKRLHARGLDVALCEVPALVPLAPGDWRGARERFTRWMQVLRSHRPGLYPTVPLLFTPTWPLLALSLGAGSAWLAMGVLGLVGVRTLLSWRLATLSAPEPGEARTSLVADWLLGEALLLAAFVSSLVRAPRVTWRGRTYVLDSGGRMSPVWTGLEGEQG; encoded by the coding sequence ATGAGCGCGGGGGTGGCCCTGGGACTGGGATGGGTGGTGCTGGCGGGAGGCTTCAGCGCGGTGGCGCTGGCCCGCCTGGCGCGTGCTCGCCGTCCCGGGGCGTCCACGCGGGTGCCGGTGTTGTTGCTCAGGCCGGTGGACGCGCCCTCGCCCCAGGAGTTGGAGAACCTGGCCTTACCCATCGACTACGCGGGGCCCCTGGAGCACGTGGTGCTCTCGCCCGTGCGGCCGTCCCTTCCCGAGGGGGTGCGCTGGGTGCCGAGCGAGCCCCGGACGTCCAACCGCAAGGTGGGGCATGTGCTGAGCGCGCTGGCGGCACCGCCGCGCGAGGGCCGGGTGGTGTTGGTGGTGGACGCGGACGTGGCGGTGACGGGCGCGCTGGTGGAGGGACTGGCGGCGCCCGTGGCGGCGGGCGCGGCGTTGAGCACGGCGGTGCCCACGCCGGTGGGTGCCCAGGGCCTGGCCGGGCGGGCGGTGGCGGGGCTCCTGCGCCGCACGCACCACAGCTTCCGCGCCCTGCATGTGATGAGCGCGGGGGCCCAGGCGGTGTGTGGCAAGGCGTTGGGCCTGGGCGCTCCGGCGCTGGACGAGCTGCCCCGGCTGGCGGATCACATCGGCGAGGATCTGGAGCTGTCCAAGCGGCTGCACGCGCGGGGTCTCGACGTGGCCCTGTGCGAGGTCCCCGCGCTGGTGCCGCTCGCGCCGGGGGACTGGCGGGGCGCCCGGGAGCGCTTCACGCGCTGGATGCAGGTGCTGCGCAGCCACCGGCCCGGGCTCTACCCGACGGTGCCCCTGTTGTTCACGCCCACCTGGCCCCTGCTGGCCTTGAGCCTGGGCGCGGGCTCGGCGTGGCTGGCGATGGGCGTCCTGGGGCTCGTGGGCGTGCGCACCCTGCTGTCCTGGCGCCTCGCGACGTTGAGCGCTCCGGAGCCCGGCGAGGCGAGGACATCCCTCGTGGCCGATTGGCTCCTGGGCGAGGCCCTGCTGCTCGCCGCCTTCGTTTCATCCCTCGTCCGCGCCCCCCGGGTGACGTGGCGGGGGCGTACCTATGTGTTGGATTCAGGAGGCCGTATGTCGCCGGTGTGGACGGGCCTCGAGGGGGAACAGGGATGA